The Panicum virgatum strain AP13 chromosome 5K, P.virgatum_v5, whole genome shotgun sequence genome has a window encoding:
- the LOC120707826 gene encoding uncharacterized protein LOC120707826 produces MDCGKPLTHSAGDLKVPLNPPSPCPEDNPAPTGASDDGSSAWASAVALCFLAINCGVAIYDSRHDPSSVLFVVVSFVDLVLLFHLLRVFERLPPSSPKRLQVKAAVWALTTALTVMFSQRVAALMPGPVAAVVWVMAAATILAGFCMFFVCRDDASADEKLAEGP; encoded by the coding sequence ATGGACTGTGGCAAACCACTCACACACAGCGCAGGAGATCTCAAAGTGCCCCTAAATCCTCCGTCCCCTTGCCCCGAGGACAACCCTGCTCCCACCGGAGCCTCCGACGATGGCTCGTCGGCATGGGCCTCGGCCGTCGCCCTGTGTTTCCTCGCGATCAACTGCGGGGTAGCCATCTACGACTCGAGGCACGACCCCAGCTCCGTCCTATTCGTGGTCGTGTCCTTCGTCGacctcgtcctcctcttccaCCTCCTGCGCGTCTTCGAGAGATTGCCCCCGAGTTCGCCAAAGCGCCTGCAGGTCAAGGCCGCTGTATGGGCCCTCACCACTGCCCTGACGGTCATGTTCTCGCAGCGGGTGGCTGCGTTGATGCCGGGCCCTGTAGCCGCTGTCGTCTGGGTGATGGCTGCGGCGACCATCCTCGCGGGCTTCTGCATGTTCTTCGTCTGCCGGGACGACGCCTCCGCCGACGAGAAGCTCGCCGAAGGCCCGTAG
- the LOC120710713 gene encoding probable WRKY transcription factor 51 isoform X1 has translation MALASCDSLPADAVCFFPAMACRHPCDGAGAGSGLAASAFYGGARSPAAALLFSRPQLAFGGAALTGLAPPRQPDAVFECLSEEDVSSVVPGTTFGPPPPEMPVEYAGPDAASGYAHHVMSVSRMSSRYVMHRGAAAMAGAEGSTRTTDRIAFRVRSEEEVLDDGYKWRKYGKKSVKNSPNPRNYYRCSTEGCNVKKRVERDKDDPSYVVTMYEGVHNHVSPGTIYYATQDVASGRFFVAGMHQALD, from the exons ATGGCGCTAGCGTCCTGCGACTCGCTCCCCGCCGACGCCGTCTGCTTCTTCCCGGCCATGGCGTGCCGCCACCCgtgcgacggcgccggcgccggcagcggcctAGCAGCATCCGCCTTCTACGGCGGCGCTCGTAGCCCCGCGGCGGCTTTATTATTCTCCCGGCCCCAGCTCGCGTTCGGTGGTGCGGCTCTCACCggcctggcgccgccgcggcagcccgACGCCGTCTTCGAGTGCCTGTCGGAGGAAGACGTCTCGTCGGTTGTGCCTGGCACGACgttcgggccgccgccgccggagatgcCGGTCGAGTACGCCGGGCCGGACGCCGCCTCGGGCTATGCTCATCATGTCATGTCAGTCTCGCGCATGTCTAGTAGATACGTGATGCACCG GGGCGCGGCCGCCATGGCGGGGGCAGAAGGGTCCACGAGGACGACGGACAGGATCGCGTTCCGGGTGAggtcggaggaggaggtgctcgACGACGGCTACAAATGGAGGAAGTACGGCAAGAAGTCCGTCAAGAACAGCCCTAATCCGAG GAACTATTACCGGTGCTCGACGGAGGGCTGCAACGTCAAGAAGAGGGTCGAGCGAGATAAGGACGACCCGAGCTACGTTGTGACCATGTACGAGGGGGTGCACAACCATGTGAGCCCCGGCACGATCTATTACGCCACCCAGGACGTCGCCTCCGGCCGCTTCTTCGTCGCCGGGATGCATCAAGCCCTTGATTAG
- the LOC120710713 gene encoding probable WRKY transcription factor 51 isoform X2, with the protein MALASCDSLPADAVCFFPAMACRHPCDGAGAGSGLAASAFYGGARSPAAALLFSRPQLAFGGAALTGLAPPRQPDAVFECLSEEDVSSVVPGTTFGPPPPEMPVEYAGPDAASGYAHHVMGAAAMAGAEGSTRTTDRIAFRVRSEEEVLDDGYKWRKYGKKSVKNSPNPRNYYRCSTEGCNVKKRVERDKDDPSYVVTMYEGVHNHVSPGTIYYATQDVASGRFFVAGMHQALD; encoded by the exons ATGGCGCTAGCGTCCTGCGACTCGCTCCCCGCCGACGCCGTCTGCTTCTTCCCGGCCATGGCGTGCCGCCACCCgtgcgacggcgccggcgccggcagcggcctAGCAGCATCCGCCTTCTACGGCGGCGCTCGTAGCCCCGCGGCGGCTTTATTATTCTCCCGGCCCCAGCTCGCGTTCGGTGGTGCGGCTCTCACCggcctggcgccgccgcggcagcccgACGCCGTCTTCGAGTGCCTGTCGGAGGAAGACGTCTCGTCGGTTGTGCCTGGCACGACgttcgggccgccgccgccggagatgcCGGTCGAGTACGCCGGGCCGGACGCCGCCTCGGGCTATGCTCATCATGTCAT GGGCGCGGCCGCCATGGCGGGGGCAGAAGGGTCCACGAGGACGACGGACAGGATCGCGTTCCGGGTGAggtcggaggaggaggtgctcgACGACGGCTACAAATGGAGGAAGTACGGCAAGAAGTCCGTCAAGAACAGCCCTAATCCGAG GAACTATTACCGGTGCTCGACGGAGGGCTGCAACGTCAAGAAGAGGGTCGAGCGAGATAAGGACGACCCGAGCTACGTTGTGACCATGTACGAGGGGGTGCACAACCATGTGAGCCCCGGCACGATCTATTACGCCACCCAGGACGTCGCCTCCGGCCGCTTCTTCGTCGCCGGGATGCATCAAGCCCTTGATTAG